The genomic stretch gggggtcccttcacaccCAAACCCCatgcccccccctgcaaaatcaacgaccaaattggtcgtaaattttgctcttcctggaggcagggctaacggctgcagccctgcctctcagcgcatctatcagacgcgcatcgccgcctctcccctgcccctctcagtgaaggaagacagaggggcgggggagaggcggaggcacgtgtctgatagacgcgcgggaggcagggctgcggctgttagccctgcctcaatgcggaagcgctcccccactgcacggaggggatttggggggggggggggggggatcagggacccccgttaaccgcgggatagcggcgttttagcaggggcacacatgcccctgctatctatgaggtctgaagcgagatttattctcgcttcagactctctttaagtcggaacattgtgccatctctgtcctctgtacctccagtgtccccctctgtgtcacctctgccctttttatccgtttatacaagtttaaaagcgttTTTTTATATTAGATTCTCAAAAACtagtcaatttgaaaaaaaaaaaaagtgggcttgttcccatggaaacagaatccatgccgttcgtatcgacgggtcgttcgtaagtcggggactacctgtacaatgatttttgtacccacttcaTAGCCCTGCAAGAAGCTGTGTAGTCAGAGCAATATTAGGCATCTAGTGTgttctccacagccctgtttaggaCAAGTGCAAAAGCACAGACTACTACAATTTACTAACCTTCCAGCAATTCTTTAATCTGATGTGAAAGAGTCAAGTCTTAGGCCTGGCACACACCATACGGTTTTTAGTTTAGACCCCACTTCTGATCAAGAAAATATACACCCTACTGATTGCCAGCGACCGACCCcaagcttaaagtgtaactgtcgggcataaaatcaattctttatttttatctggtaaaccagtaataaggatgctaaccaggcaatccaaaagttaaaatgtctattacttttcttgttgacaaattatcattccccaattTACTTGACTCTTAAttggtacgttgccacacaaaagttgcagggcatgctgggttgtcttttcgcttctttatttcccctcagacttaatgtacagaagaaaaagaaaaacaaaaaaccagcaacttcctttgtgcagcaacgtaccaaataagagtcaagtaaacCGGGGAATGATCATCAACAAAAGTaacagagattttaacttttggattgcctggttagcatccgtattacttgtttaccagataaaaataaagaattgatatttgattttatgcctgacagttacacttaaaTATTCTTTTGTGTACGTCTTTTAGATACATTTTCAATTTCCAATCAATCAGATATTGCATACATAGGTATGCTTACTTTTACACacctaaaaacacacgattggatcacacgatggccaggggccccggacctctctcactggccggggccccaaggccaacacgtgatacctggaggggagtgcaggtgggcctggacctctcacaccgttttctttcagctctaagacatggcggacaggtgagcggttagggagggacccctgtgggagggatgcctgcacggggcggtcctgctagcgaagcaatcttgcgatggcgtccaactgaagcctcccacctgaatgctaatggctgctagatgtggtatggcaggtaaagggtgtatgacagtgcatcctgattggctgacgagcacctgctgaccaatttcaaatgtagctggatgcatgtactgctgtgttctattgcttgtgtgtgttactTACACACCATCTGAATATCGATCTGATCACTCGCTCAAAAAGGATCTAAAATTAAAaatagcatggtgtgtaccatgcTTTACCATCTAAAACAATACATCCAGCCCAGGCTTGCTTGACCTCACATTCTCCAACCTTAGTAAACTAACTAACTTGTGTAATATATTCAAACACTGAAAATTACACCTACCTGAGCCACCTCTGAAGTTGCTTCCAGGTCCTGGTCCAAAGTTTCCACCACCTCGTGACTCTCCAAAACCAAAATTGCCTAGACAGAAAAGCCTCATTTAGACAGACTAAAAGCAGGTCAAAAGTATTCTGAATGCAATATTCCCATACTCACCAATGCTTTCACTTTACATTACCTATTGCCAGCCCCCACCAGCCTTGAAGTGTTGGTCAATGATATGCATATACagcagaatccctttatagtaaactccatggGACCaggaaagtagtttactatatcagattaCTATAGCAGAATTGGTCAAACATATTTGCTGAGACCTGGGTCCtgcgtttactatatccagaggattactataacgagattctactgtaattcCAACttggtgcaggattatgcaaattgtgcgcaactttatgcagcttgaaagtggaccaatcaaatcccaccaatatttaatttgattggtctattttcaagtcaCAGAATTTGCATAGTCCTGCATCAACTGATTATGCATCCCATGGGTGTTAAAATCAGGGCTGTTCTGAATTGGCTTTGTCTAGACAATAGCAATGTTTTTAAAACTAGCATGGAGGTCAAAACAAAAGGATCTTAAAAGgggaattcataggactggtaatGTACCCATGTCAGTTAAGGCACGTTTCAGGTTATAcatacctcctcctctgctgcttctCGTGTTTTGTACTTCATGCATTTCTTGCCTTGACAGGGCTTTTCTGACTTCTGCGTTGTGTCCATTTATGGTGTGGTATTTTTGTACTAAAGGAAGAAAATAAAGTCATATGTGTAGCAAAAACTACCTACTCAAATACATTACAGCATACCACTATTCTGAAGCACAGGAAGTCTACTTACAAACAATTTTGTCGACAGGATCGTGGTCATCAAAGGTCACAAAGCCAAAGCCCCTCTTTTTGCCAGATTGTTTGTCTGTGATTATCTCGATAGTCTCAATCTTTCCATATTCCTGGAAGTATTCCCTAAGGTGGTGTTCTTCTGTGTCCTCTTTGATGCCACCAACAAAGAGTTTCTTAACTGTAACATGGGCACCAGGCTTAGCAGACTCCTGAAATTGGAACACATGCTTgtttaaaagtgtaaaatacaccaTGGTAAGACAAAGAGGGTTGCTTAGTAATGCATTACCTCCCGGGCTACTGCACGCTTTGGTTCCACAACTCTCGCATCAATAGAATGTGGACGAGCCAACATTGCCGCATCGACTTCATTCATGGAAGAAAACGTGACAAACCCAAAACCTCTCGACCTTTTGCTTTGAGGGTCTCTCATAACCTGGAGATAAAAGACAGATTGTCCATTTTTTTGCATAACCTTAAAACTATtggctactttaaccacttcagcatacagtgtcaccttatgcatctgagcaactttcacctccccttcattcgccaataactatcactactaatcacattgaaatgatcgatatcttgttttttccaccagactctttgggtggtacattttgctaagaattatttcattctaaatccattttaacagaaagattaatcatctcattttttggtcatagtttgaaatgaatacatgctaccgtaattaaaacccatgtattttatttgtcccggttattacactactGAAATTATGAAACTAATAGGAAACTAAGTGCATGTGACAATTGATATAAGAAATGGGTCACGCAGAGACAACCCCAGGGACACCCATGAGAATGAAAAtgccttaaagcgggattgtcaccataaaaatcaaatttcaacagcaactggtctgagtattaacctccttagcggtaaccccatactgatacggggtagccgccggaggatcACACGGCCCTaggacgtaaaaaaaaaaaaaaaaacacacattacgcTTTAGCTAacggttcgctagctaagcgtatgcactAAGTTGCTCCGTTCCCCCGCCCGAAACAGCCTCCGTTATACGTACCCACCCAGCATTCCCACGCCAGCGCAGCTGCCCAATCGGCTTCAGGATGACGGTGATCGGGATTGCGGATGACGTCATCTCCGatagtcgccatagcaacgccggaaGCCGATCGGGAAACTGCGCTTTATGAGATTGTGGCGAGGTACGTATAGCTGGGGGTGATCGCCGGGCAtgtgggggaccggagcaacttctCACTGCTGCAGATTTACGATTAGCAGCAATCACAAAATGTGCTACATGAAGCATTTTTCCACGATTCTAGAGCAATCAGAATGCTAAAAAGCACTAATCAAATCACAAGAGTGATTTAACTGCGTTAATCGCAGTAagatcactagcgttttgcgcttacaagtgagaacaggccctaaACATCTGTCCAAGCAGGTCAAGAAAGGTTTCTTCTGAGTGAGGTCATGAACAATACAGTACTCACACAGACCCAGTAGAATTATGTACAAGCAGCTTCATTGCCACACACTCTAGACATTGAAAATGTATACAAAAACATGGGAAACTGCTGGACTATGCTCTACTAAAGTATTCAGTCTTAAGTTGAAGAACCAAAAAACATAGAAGGCAGAGCATGTTGCAGTGACAGTTTTGAAGTTTGCAGGCCGCTTCTCCAAGTTACaaaaagttgcaaaaaaaaaaaccaaaaaaaaaaaaaaaccaacattttGAAAACAGAAGAGCATGCCAAAGCAAGTATTAACTTACCACACAATCTGTCAGCTTTCCCCATTGTTCGTAGTATTTCCTTAGGCTTTCTTCTGTTGTTTCAAAGCTGAGACCCCCAATGAACAGCTTGCGGAACTGCTCCTTTTCCCTCTGCACAAAAGAAAAAGCAAACATCAGAATGATACTTTTAgagccggttcacattacaaacgcggacggccacgcatggggAATGCAACGCAtgtgaacgcacgccatccgcgtttgtatgcattgctgagcccatcactgaaaagtgaatgggacagccgcacgTTTGCAACAAAATCTGCGTGCATAGGTCCGGAAcgaatgcagtgtgaacatcagacagtgcactgtatgcactgtctgatgtgagtgccggcctcctgcacgcttttccaaaacgcggctggaaacgagtgcagtctgaacgggcccttacctgGTTTGCCATCATCCTATTATGGTACTTAtgttacaatacaaaaaaaaaaagtagctttTGTAATCTACAAAGATACAAGAATGAAGCTTATAAATTGAAACAAAACCTACAATACAATTGGTTGTAAAGGGACTGCA from Hyperolius riggenbachi isolate aHypRig1 chromosome 5, aHypRig1.pri, whole genome shotgun sequence encodes the following:
- the HNRNPA2B1 gene encoding heterogeneous nuclear ribonucleoproteins A2/B1 isoform X2; its protein translation is MEREKEQFRKLFIGGLSFETTEESLRKYYEQWGKLTDCVVMRDPQSKRSRGFGFVTFSSMNEVDAAMLARPHSIDARVVEPKRAVAREESAKPGAHVTVKKLFVGGIKEDTEEHHLREYFQEYGKIETIEIITDKQSGKKRGFGFVTFDDHDPVDKIVLQKYHTINGHNAEVRKALSRQEMHEVQNTRSSRGGGNFGFGESRGGGNFGPGPGSNFRGGSDGYGGGRGYGDGYNGYGGGQGGGNFGGGPGYGGGRGGYGGGPGYGNQGGGYGGGYDNYGGGNYGPGSGSGGSGGGYGGRNRY
- the HNRNPA2B1 gene encoding heterogeneous nuclear ribonucleoproteins A2/B1 isoform X1, coding for MEREKEQFRKLFIGGLSFETTEESLRKYYEQWGKLTDCVVMRDPQSKRSRGFGFVTFSSMNEVDAAMLARPHSIDARVVEPKRAVAREESAKPGAHVTVKKLFVGGIKEDTEEHHLREYFQEYGKIETIEIITDKQSGKKRGFGFVTFDDHDPVDKIVLQKYHTINGHNAEVRKALSRQEMHEVQNTRSSRGGGNFGFGESRGGGNFGPGPGSNFRGGSDGYGGGRGYGDGYNGYGGGQGGGNFGGGPGYGGGRGGYGGGPGYGNQGGGYGGGYDNYGGGNYGGGNYNEFGNYNQQSSNYGPMKSGGNFGGSRSMGGPYGGGNYGPGSGSGGSGGGYGGRNRY